The region TGGGTCCTGGAGAACACGCGGACTATGGAGGCGTTTCACTGGGAAGAGGACGGGAGGGCATGCGCCTACTCCCCCTCGGAAGCTCTGCTGTACGCCCTGGTCCACGACCACCAGCCGTACGCGCGGTACCTGCTCACCAAGTACCCGGGAAGCGTCCTGGACATGCCAAGCAagagcttctgctgctgctgctgccactgccAGTCGGGCTCGTCGGCGCCTCACCTCGCCATGGCAGTGCGCTACAACCGCATCAACATACTGAAAATGATTCTAAAAACCCTGGAGGAGGACTTTGCCGAAAGCGACCGGGTCGGCTACATGAACCGACGGGGCTGCGTCCACGTAGGAGGCAAAACGCCCGTGCATCTCGCATGCGACCTGGCCAGACCCGAGTGTTTGCTTCTGTTGCTAGGACACGCCGCGTCTCCATCTGTCACGGACTGTAGCGGCAACACCCCCTTGGACACGCTGCTGCAGCAGATCTGCCACAGCGAGCTCGACGCACGCCTCAAGCGCGTCTGCTTGAGCCATCTGACACTGTTCATGCCGGAGCTCAggttcaaaatgaaaaaacagcTTCTGGACAACGAGGAGCTGTGGCAGAGCTTGATAGGGGAGCAAACCTTCCAGTGGCTGTCAGGACAGTCCCCTCCCTCCATGTTTATGAGCTGCATGCAAAGCCTGATCAGGACCATCTCTCCGGAACACTTTCCCGAGGGACTGGAGGCACTGCCGGTGCCAGACTTTCTGAAACCTTTGGACTTCAGGCTGCAGTAAGCCTCGGGGgaggaaaaacaaaatataaacagacATGACTTTAAAAAGGAGGTTTAATTCAAGTAATCTAAGGAAATATGATTTAGGGAttcatatacactgtatatttgtGTTCAGTTGTTGTTTTCATGGTTTGTAGAAGAGAGGGCAGGGAAGGCACATTTGGAATCTGTTTTACAAGAGTCAGGAAGCAAAGCAGTGATGCAGTGTTTGCAAACACTtcaataaaaacaagtgtttACATTGAAGacagggttgttgttttttttaactctgtactCTGATGGGAGATGGTATATTTAACATACATGATGGATGGCATCAACAGCTTCACATTATTAGTGTTTAGGAATTATGGGACTATGCTCTCTTAAATGAACTGTTAGCAATGTGACATGTACATACTGCAGCCTGCACATCATCTAAAACTGTATCCTGTTTACAACCCTTAGAAAAGCTTTCTATTGTacaccacagtaaaagcacaggaaaaaaagagtgaaaatgtatcatgcatgttgaagcaaggtaaaaaaaaaaaaaaacagcagtgtgtgAAATGACTGTGAATGGGACACGCCTGTAAGAGCTGTTTACAGTTATAGGGGGTTGGAACACGCACCAGAGATAAACTCACATTACCTGTTTAGGACTTGTTACTTCCATTTAAACCACATATTACTGCCCAAACAGTGAAAGAAGTGATCCATTTAAAACAGAAGcctagtttctttttctttttaatgtacatttattacaGCAGACAGCAGTATCCAAGTTTTTACACAAACAGCAAAGCCACACTGTAAAACAACTTTATTGCAAGGATCCCTTAAAAACAGCATTTAGTGAACATGCAGCGAAGTCTGGATACATCCCTGTTCAAGACCGGGTTCAATTAAAGCTGTTTTTATACTAGAAGGACCACACTTCCCGAGGAGTCAAAGTTACACTGACTCCAGTAGTGACcatgtttggtttattttaagattAGATGTTTACAAAGTCTGGGTGATACTATAAGatgaatatgattattattattatttatgtttttaatacataaaGCAAACTGTTACTTCACTCTTTCTAAAACAGACAGAAGAGAGTCAGATTTGGGAAGTCTTTGCTCCAGTGAAAGGTTGGAACCGTTACAAAGATCGACTCTTCAAAagtggtaaaataataaaacgcTGGTAGTTTAAAGATGAACCCCTTTATCTATAGTGCAAAATATACTGCCCCAATATACTGAACCTCTGGAAGACCACAGTGTAAACAGGCAGAGAGGACCAGGGGGATGGTTCACTGAAGACCACGGTGTAAACAGGTAGAGAGGACCAGGGGGATGGTTCACTGAAGACTACAGTGTAAACAGGCAGAGAGGACCAGGGGGATGGTTCACTGAAGACTACAGTGTAAACAGGCAGAGAGGACCGGGATGGTTCACTGAAGACCACAGTGTAAACAGGGAGAGAGGACCAGGGGGATGGTTCACTGAAGACTACAGTGTAAACAGGCAGAGAGGACCAGGGGGATGGTTCACTGAAGACTACAGTGTAAACAGGCAGAGAGGACCAGGGGGATGGTTCACTGAAGACTACAGTGTAAACAGGCAGAGAGGACCGGGGGATGGTTCACTGAAGACCACAGTGTAAACAGGGAGAGAGGACCAGGGGGATGGTTCACTGAAGACTACAGTGTAAACAGGCAGAGAGGACCAGGGGGATGGTTCACTGAAGACCACAGTGTAAACAGGCAGAGAGGACCAGGGGGATGGTTCACTGAAGACTACAGTGTAAACAGGCAGAGAGGACCAGGGGGATGGTTCACTGAAGACCACAGTGTAAACAGGCAGAGAGGACCAGGGGGATGGTTCACTGAAGACCACAGTGTAAACAGGGAGAGAGGACCAGGGGGATGGTTCACTGAAGACTACAGTGTAAACAGGCAGAGAGGACCAGGGGGATGGTTCACTGAAGACTACACTGAAGACTACAGTGTAAACAGGGAGAGAGGACCAGGGGGATGGTTCACTGAAGACTACAGTGTAAACAGGCAGAGAGGACCAGGGGGATGGTTCACTGAAGACTACAGTGTAAACAGGCAGAGAGGACCAGGGGGATGGTTCACTGAGTTAAGACAGAAGATCTAAATACAgctgagtaaaataaataattcaaatcatGTTCCGTCCTCAATAAAGATGTGATTGGTACACAAGGGCCCTATTTAAACCAGCTCAATGGAATCACTATTTAGTTATATCCACGGTTAGTTCAATTGAATACTTTTACACAGCATCTATTCCAGCACAAAGTttgcacattatttattaaaatgaaaaacaaaaacaaaaaacatcattaaacaaaCCCTAATACAGTTCTGACGCAAGTTACCTTCAACTGATTACAGGGCTGGCTTTCGAAACAGTGCTTTTAAGATGCACTCTGTAAATTCCCTGCAAGCTCCCAGGACCTGAATagaaaataatctaaaataaacatgGAAGCAGATCGGTGCCAAATTACAGAAATACACAGCACAGGCGAGCAACGCTGAGAAACATCTGGGTTACCTTTACAGTGTCTAGTGAGTCGATAAAATAACTAGTGCAATTACTCAACTGGATAGCGATTACTATACAATGAATGCACTGTGAACCATCAACAGACTGCCCTCATGAAACAGCACACTGTTTCACCAGCAGCACACACGGCTATTAAAAGGTAGAACGGAATTTATAAAAAGGTCAGTATAATTTATACATGTACTAATACAGGTAATAGGCAAAGTCATCTGTTAACTATACAGTATAAACACGTTTGTTCAAAGTTCCTCAGAGAGTGCTTCTCCTGTCATCTCTATATGACTTCCCATTCCTCCTCCAAGTCCCCGGACTGAACGGACACTGCACTGCCGCTGGGCTTTGCTGAAGTGCTGTCGTGCCGGAAGGTCTTGGTGAGGCGCTGAATCAGACCCCCTGACTGGCTGATGGCCCACAGCTCATCCAGAGGAGTCACTGCAAAAGACAAGCAGCACAATCCCCAAATCATATGATCTGAGGCACCCAAAGCAGACCTCAGGGACGCTGCCAGAGAACACTTTGAACTGTAAACTACTGACCTGTGCAATACCAACCAACACCACACAGAACACAGGTCAATCCAAAAAGACATGGATCCCTAACCCTATGGGCATCACgcttcttttctctttttcataCAGTTAAAGCTGAATGAGACCTGcaaacaaatcaaacactgccCACAAGTGCTTTTAAAAACCTATTAGCTCTGGCTGAACACTGATATGTGTTTTGCTTCCAGCCCCTTCCTTTGACAACCTCGCAAAGCTGAATGCAACGTGAACGTCAGCAGCAACAGTGACGAAGGAAGGAACTCTTTCTAATGAAGGAACCTTTTGTGTAGCGCAGTTCCTGACAATGGCGTTTCAATGCAGCCTCAGGGATCAAAGGGCAAAGGGTTCAGAGAGTTGTTCTCCTTCACCTACTGTACCTGTCAAACAAGCGACACATCCAGGGACTTTCTTCCAGTAATCTCCGGCTGGGTTTTTATCGGTAATGCCGTATCGCCGAGCAACATCGCCATTAGGACAACGCACCCAAACTGTCCTACTGCTCACCGTCAGCTCTCCTGCCTGCAGTCCTGAGGGTTACAAAAGAAGTGACAAAACATAAGCTGGGTTTACTTGCAAAAGCTCTGCACCGGACAACAAACAATCCCGTCCCAACAGAACTGCAGCAGTTTATAGCTTGTAAAAACGCTCCTGAACTTCAAGGGGAAATATTAAGCAGAACATGTATCACTGGTTGTCTACTGTAGTGGGACAGAGAATTCAGGAGGCAGCCATAGATCAGAATGAGcaaatgcaatgcaaaacaaGCCTGTTGGTTCCTTTTAACAATTAGTACAACACCTGTTGCATTCCTTCAACAAGAACATGGCACAGAAGACATGAGGGAAAGGCACGGCGCTAGGACAGCACTTTCTCCTCTTTGACTTGTGCCATGCTGACACAGAGCAGTACTCCACCGTGCCAAAGCTGCTGGCTTACTCGGGCCTTGTTTCCACACTTGGATAGGAAAAGGCTCTGGAATTTTGTTTACTTAAATTCATTGCATCTCAAAATCCACGAGTCGATAGCAGCCTTTGGACATGATGCTACATCCGACTGCAGCACAGTGGAGGAGGCGGAGCTATTCAAGGAAAGCAATCCTGTCCACATGCATGCTCAAGGTTATACTGTGAATATGTGAACATATACAGTAACTAATATGCAGCACTGTAATCTATTAATACAATGCATTTGGAGATTTGAAGATTTCCTTTTATCCCTTctttaaaaacagacacaaagccaggcaaaaaaaaaaaagcaataaatacgAAGCAGGGCTATCTCTGTGTCCTATCAATTCCAAACCCTGGTGTTCCCACTCAGACCTCTGTGACTGAACACTGTACCTGGTATGTGCTCCCAGTCAGTCCCCACAGGCATGTCCTCTGTGATTCCAGTCCGCACGTGGACATTCCCTTTACTGTCAACGGCCCACAACATTTTGTCATTGGGACTGGTGTGAACACTCACCAGGTGCATCCCAACTGGctaggaaatgaaaaaaaatacttaaatacaaagtTTGTTTTAGGGAAACTTGAAGATCTGTGCATTTGAGATTCACTTTAATAACTTAATGGTTGTTCTGATCTGATCAGATTGACAGCAGTATTATGGGGTGTGCAGAGAGAGCAGACTGGTAATTCTGATCTGATCAGATTGACAGCAGTATTATGGGGTGTGCAGAGAGAGCAGACTGGTAATTCTGATCTGATCAGATTGACAGCAGTATTATGGGGTGTGCAGAGACAGCAGACTGGTAATTCTGATCTGATCAGATTGACAGCAGTATTATGGGGTGTGCAGAGAGAGCAGACTGGTAATTCTGATCTGATCAGATTGACAGCAGTATTATGGGGTGTGCAGAGAGAGCAGACTGGTAATTCTGATCTGATCAGATTGACAGCAGTATTATGGGGTGTGCAGAGAGAGCAGACTGGTAATTCTGACCTGATCAGATTGACAGCAGTATTATGGGGTGTGCAGAGAGAGCAGACTGGTAATTCTGATCTGATTAGATTGACAGCAGTATTATGGGGTGTGCAGAGAGAGCAGACTGGTAATTCTGATCTGATCAGATTGACAGCAGTATTATGGGGTGTGCAGAGAGAGCAGACTGGTAATTCTGATCTGATCAGATTGACAGCAGTATTATGGGGTGTGCAGAGAGAGCAGACTGGTAATTCTGATCTGATCAGATTGACAGCAGTATTATGGGGTGTGCAGAGGAAAGCTGCTGCCCCACAACACTGAACTCCTGAGCTGTTCAGTAAAGACTGTGCTTTTCAGCTGGAGCCAGTACTAACTTGCTGAGGCGTGAGGTTGAGCTGCTCCAGGCCAGCCCCTGCTTGCAGATCTCAGTGTTGTGCTGCTGTTTGACAGTGACagtgcaaacaaacacaaaacagcacacaagAATGCTTCAAAAACATCTTTACTGTGGAGAGCATTCCAGCTTAACAGGGAGCGGCGGCCTGTTGCACAATGAGATTATACCTGTTGATCCCAATGTGAATGACACTGCATTAATAAAGACTAAAAAACAAGTCACACCCAAATATTTCTCTTTCAGTTTCAGTGACTTCTGTAGTTCAATGAAGAATAAGTACAATAGTGGGAACGATATCAAAGTGGGTTCACAtgcatatacagtgtatatatatatatacacacacacacacacacatatacatgtgtgtgtgtgtgtgtgtgtgtgtgtatatatacatatataatataattttcttCCTTTTATTCAGGTCATAGCAAAATAATCACTCTCCCAGGACAGTCATTTAGCATCAGCTGTCCCTGCAGCTTTCTACACGCAGGTGATACAATGGTTAGCGGACGGCTTTGCTGGCGCTCATTGTTTTAACAATGCCTTTGTGAACAAGCAGACCGCTCTGGAATCCTCTGCTCTCCAATACCACAGCATTCCAGCACTACAGGACTGTGCTTATTTGGAAACATAACCATTAGTGCTGTGGCTGAACTGCTACAGCATGATACAAATGTGCCAAAACAGCTCTCCCTCGATTTCACTGTCTGACTTCTGTGACATATTACAAAGAAAGGGACTTtacacagcagggatggaaataagactcccattgcatagcagtttgatccattcctggttttatgaaGAAACATCTGAGCTTGTTAACGATACACACTCTGCCTAAtccagctcatagtaaaacctggaatggatgaaactgatatgcaataggagtcttacttccacccCTGCATGGCCTATCAGTGAATTACCCAAATCTCATAATGATCAGATGCTGTAAGTACACTGACACCAGCAGCCAGTGTTTCTTCAGAAAGGATTGCCTTTTGGTCTTCTGCTTCTCTGCTATATTTTCTCTAGCGCACGTCTAGTGGGATTCCCTGCTCCCACAAATTCACACaagtaaaaatacaacaacaacaacaactgtgaCGTGTACCACCTATCtagtaaaaaaatgatttactcaAAACCAGCCTGCAGCCACGTGCTGCATTCTCACCGAGAGGCGACTCACTCACAAGCCTGTGCACAGCTGTATTACTGTGCTGCAGGCAGCACGCTGGAAACGGCTTGTCTGGGAAAAgtatcagctgaaaaaaaaacaaacttactgcACTCCTTTGCccacaaacacaaccacaaaaaaaacagccctgATTAACACGTTTCCCTTTAGTTCTAATGCAGAGCTTGTGACTGACAATTTAAAGTCAGCGACGGCTATCTTTACTGGGAATAAAGCAAACACAGAGGCAGGGCAGCggacacaataaaaacaaagattcaGCAAACCAGCTACATGAACAAGCTCTCCAGATTCAGGCATCTGATGATAAAGACAATGTGATCTATTGAAACGATCCAAATAGGACCAGAGATAAACACTGTGtccatttaaatactgaaaacaagGTCCTTCctttcacatttttaattacaaacacaaagaGAGGCTTGTAAGCACTGTGTTATGTTTGCGTTTTCAATGATTTGAGTGGTGGAGGCAGCTGGATCAGCTGCTGTTGAGATCACCTGAACAGATGCCAGAGCCGCGGCTATAGGGGACTGTTTCAGCGAAATACACGCCAATACGTTTCTGCAGTGTGGATCTGCACAGAGAGAGCAGTGTTAGCAAGAGCAGAGAGGCTGCTTGGATTCCTCCTTTACAATTCACAACCTCTCCAGGAGGCTGGAGGGAAAACTGGGGTTCAAACTCCTGCTACCAAGCACAAGACAAgcagactggtttatgctgtTTGCAAAGCTAGGCGTATTGCCAAACCAAATGTGTATGAACTTGCTGTGTTCATATTAGAATGACATTCCTGTGCTGTATGAATCTAGAACTCTCTAGTGTatgaacttgctgtgtttataTTACGATATTCCTGTGCTGTATGAATCTAGAACTCTCTAGTGTatgaacttgctgtgtttataTTACGATATTCCTGTGCTGTATGAATCTAGAACTCTCTAGATTTGCTCAACATGTGAGCTCAGATGCCACAATGGCAGAACATTGTTTTTGATGTGAATCCAGGACAACCTGCACATGTTTCAGgataaaacaacacaaactaaaaactaGGTTTACTTGGAAGTTTGAACTGCTACCAGCTTGCAACAAGCAATCTTTCTGGCCTCCTTGTGCTGAGATAAGGAGCACTCATACATGCTCATTCATAGCAGCATCTACTGTTATCAGTTCCATTTTGAAAAGTTTGCATTTTCACACTCAGATCCTCTTTACATTAGAAACATGGGAGACAGTGATTTACCTGCTGAGGCGGCTCAATGCTTATCCATGCAGGCAGCATCAAGCTTGGATTGAGAGGCTGGGTCCCCACTCTGAAATACACCACACCATTGACATCACAGGCCCAGACGTTCTGACTCCCACAGGAACAACTGGCCAGCTTTATTCTTCCTGAAACCCAGAGGAATGAATACAGCACGTTTAACAGAGAGTGTGTGTGCTTATCATATACTGCATGTTCTATTACAAAACACCTGCTCACGGCTCTCCTGATGTTCTCCATTCAGGTCAGCCGTCCTATTAGACCTCAATAACTGAATGGCAGAGAAAGCAGGCTGAGAGACGACTAATTCATGACAACTTTTCTAAAAGCATGGCTCACTGGTGAAGCGTTTCACACGGCCGCTTCAGCCCTGTTCTCAAAAAGAGAATTCCTTCTAGTAAATAAATATCTTCTAGCTGCTGTACCACACTGCCACCTGTTGACTGTACTGTGCCTCATATACTGATAATGAATTGAACACGCATATCACTGAGATGTATTTACTGTGTCTGATATATCGATAATGAATTGAACACGCATGTCACTGAGATGTATTTACTGTGCCTCATATATTGATAATGAATTGAACACGCATATCACTGAGATGTATTTACTGTGTCTGATATATTGATAATGAATTGAACACGCATGTCACTGAGATGTATTTACTGTGTCTGATATATTGATAATGAATTGAACACGCATGTCACTGAGATGTATTTACTGTGGATTTactttttctgactatgtgaacgaaaagacacacatttgcccattttcccattggaaatagtgatattttgaaatatcactgtcctggtcacaaaagcaaagtttgtgggaataacagccatgttctatacttttgaggcataagcaattaggaaataacacttactacccaggaacaaaaaaaaaaaaaatgttgttacacagtgtaatgaattGAGTGTCACCGAGATTGATTTACTGTGTCTGATGTATTGATAATGAATTGAACACGCATGtcactgagatggatttactgtGTCTGATATATTGATAATTAATTGAACACGCATGtcactgagatggatttactgtGTCTGATATGTTGATAATGAATTGAACACGCATGTCAGCGAGACAGATCCCCCACAACGGCAGCAACTTCAAAACTAGAGCAGTCAGGAAGATAacaaagtagatcaccatgacctgtatctactctgtgtaaaaaacatgAGTTTCAACTTCAGACT is a window of Polyodon spathula isolate WHYD16114869_AA chromosome 12, ASM1765450v1, whole genome shotgun sequence DNA encoding:
- the LOC121324978 gene encoding ankyrin repeat domain-containing protein 9-like, yielding MPWNARAPSTCGWRDYKTKKQCKKTSFAFYQAVRDLLPVWVLENTRTMEAFHWEEDGRACAYSPSEALLYALVHDHQPYARYLLTKYPGSVLDMPSKSFCCCCCHCQSGSSAPHLAMAVRYNRINILKMILKTLEEDFAESDRVGYMNRRGCVHVGGKTPVHLACDLARPECLLLLLGHAASPSVTDCSGNTPLDTLLQQICHSELDARLKRVCLSHLTLFMPELRFKMKKQLLDNEELWQSLIGEQTFQWLSGQSPPSMFMSCMQSLIRTISPEHFPEGLEALPVPDFLKPLDFRLQ